GATTTGATGCCTTCTTTGGTCCCGAAGCCTCCCTGGAAGCAATCCATTATGACTATTCCTCCTAAGAAAGCTTGTTTGGAAACCTGGCTAGGGCCACATGACatgcccagctgctgctgctggactgcCCAGAGCTGTGACCACCTGTGCTCTTTGTCCCACAGATGCCGCTCCTACGAAGACTGCTGTGGCTCCCGGTGCTGCGTGCGGGCCCTCTCCATCCAGAGGCTGTGGTACTTCTGGTGGGTCACCCTTTTCATAGCCAGTGCCCATCTCCTGTGGGCCCCAAGATCCGTGCCCTCTGTCACCCTTGTCGCAGTGTCAGTACGAGCCAGTTACTTCTCCTTGAACGATGGCCATCGGGAAAGACTGGACTAAGGAAGCAGGAAGGCTTGCCTTGCCTTCGTGCTCAGAGTTTGCAGAAAGCTCGTTCTCATTTCTGCAGGCTCTGACTGGGGAAGGTAGGCCTGTGAACAAGTGGCTgaacgggcgtggtggcgcacgcctttaatcccagcacttgggaggcagaggcaggaggattgctgtgagttcgaggccaccctgagactctataatgaattctaggtcagcctgggctacagtgagaccctacctcaaaaaacaaacaaaaaataaataaataaaaataagaagtggCTGAACAACAGTGGGTCCCTGTAGCAGCTGCTTAGCCAGGTTCTGAACTGGTGAGAGAGAATCAAGACCTGACTGCTGATAAGGGTCCTGCTGCCATGCCATAGCTCTTGAGACCAGCACCTGCGTGCTCCTCGACCTTCCCTCCACTGCTCAGAGGGGCTTGGAGAGCCAAATGAAGTGTATCAGATTGCACCATGACAGAAGACTGGGTTTCCGACCTTCCCTTGGAGAGGTTTGTGTGGGTCCCAGTCCTCAGAGATGCCCCAGGTTGTTCCCCCCATCCAACAAGGAGGTGTACTGATAGATTTTGTTTCATGCCAGGAATGGCAAAGCACTATGGGATTGATTTCCTGAGTTATTTAAAAGGAAACACAAACATATGGGAAAAAATAAGGAACTCAAATGGGTTCTGGAAAGGGAGttcaataaggaaatagaaatgctaGAAAACATCAAATTGAAAATTTGGAAGTGAAAACCTTTCTAAAAGCAGAGAGGATAGTCTCTTCAGTAGGAATCCGAGAGGAAGATGGAACATCAAAGCATGAAAACAGTGGAGATAAAGTAACATATTTAAACGACtggtaaaataataaagtatgaaCAGATCATAGAAATCCATGGGGCGCCATGAAAAGACGAGCCTACAGATGAGGAACACGGAAGAAAGAAGTGGCTTGGGCTGCAGGCATAGGGAAGATTTCTAGTTAAACCATGAAACAACCAAGTCTGAGGGAAGAGATGGCTATCCAGCCCAAGGAAGCATTTATAATGCCGAACAGACAAGGCCAGAAGTGTCACCGCACTGCTAAACCACCAACAGTACAGAGttaagaaaaaatgttgaaagcctATAAAGGCCGATGAATCAGAGTGACAGCATGGTTTTGAGTGGAAACTCCAAGTCATGAGGGCATTGGAAGATGTATtatcagatctggaagacaataaCTGCCAATCCAGATTATGATGTCCAGCAAAGCTGACCttgaaaattagaagaaaaagaaagagtttgcTGTGATAGACACAGTCTGAAGGATtttatgaccactaagccaacaGTATAGCAAGTAGTTGatatggaagaaaaagacaaacacatcCATGGCCATGCGAAAGAATAAACTGCATTAGAGCATAGATAAGTGAGGAttgggaaactatgaaaacaatAGTGACTGAAATGGATGCATAGTGTGGTGGTTAGATTGTAAATGCCCCCATAGCTTCAGGTATTTTTCATTAAGATTAATCTTCCTATTTACATCTCCTGCAGGTAGAGCCCTGATGGGGGTGGGGCAGATCGCGAATCCATCCCCAGGGTGTGcagagagccagcttgagctctggctgtttgttttCAGTCTCTGCTGTGGaagtgtgatgaagtgagccagctgcttctgccatggtgaagcttcccctggaggtgTGGGCCTGACGTAAGCcctgtcctcccataagctgcttctggctgggcatttgtccagcaataagaaggtgacTGCAGCACACACCTTCCAATGATAATTCTGAATGTTAAGTCTTAATCCGCCATCAAAGGACGCAGATTGGGAGACTGAATTTAAGAACAAGACCCATTGATTTGTTGCCTACAAGAAACATGTCACTGGCAAAGACAAATAGTCTTGGTAAAAAGGATAGAAAGATATATTCCACACCAATGGCACTTTCTAGAAAGCAAGCAGTTGTAGCACTGCGAATGTTTTATAAAGTAGACCTCAAACCAGAGTGAGTTAAAAAGAGctaaaagaaggtcactttatattaggTACAAGGAGATAcaacatcaagaaaacagaacATTTTGTAATCCTTGAAAGGCTATGGTAAGAGAATTtccataagtttgagaccagccttggctacagtgagaccctacctcaaaaagaagagaagggagagaagctgtatCGATTCTAAACACACATGTCCTAAGCAGTGCCATACCCAACAACACATTCCAGCAGCAACACTGAACATAGAGGCACAAGTCAGCATCAGCCCACTAGTAGCAGTGACCTCAGTCTACACGCTCACCAACAGACAGGTTGTCCACACAGAAAGCCAAGGAAGCAGTGTTTAGACAAACCCTGGAGataaatggacttaacagacatcggCAGAGCATTCACCTTACATAATGCAAAGTAcatattctcagcagcccatggaactttttGTAAAGTAGATCACATCTTAGAAACTCAGGGCAAACCTTGAAGAAGCCAGAAAGTGAGCTAATTTTTTGTATTCTAACTTGCTACAGTGAAGGAAGCTACAGAGAACACCAGCTCATGGAGAGGAAACAACTACTActgagagatggctgagccagAGATGAGCAAAACAAAGAATCAGCTAAGCAGAGTTGGCTcttctgaaataaacaaaattggtAAATCCTTAGTCAactaatcaaaagaaagagaaggcccCAGTTAAGTAAAttcagagaagaaaaggagacatTGCAACAGACACATACAAATTTCAGAGGATTACCAGGCCAAACCTTGTAAACATATTCTGATATATTGGAAATTCTAGAAGAAATGGTTATATTTctagatatatatgacctaccaaaattaaatcaagagaaTATAAACAACTTAAACAACTACAACTGGCAATGAGATTGaagcagtaataataataaaagaaaatctctcaactaaaaattATCTTGACCAAGATAGGTTCACTGCTAAATTGAACcagacttttttctttgtttctttgttttccaagtaggttctcattctatcccaggataatctgaaactcactctgtagctccaggctggtctagaacttgcagcaatcctccaacctctgcctttctagtgctgggattaaaagcatgtaccaacacacctggctgagccagaatttaaaaaaaaaaaaaccaacaccaATGCTGTTCAAACCATCGCATGAAATAGAGAAGTAAGGATAACTTGTTTGTTGAAGTCAGCATTTCCTTGATACCAAAATTACCAGGGACACCTAACAAAGAAAATAcaaggcagccaggcatggtgcgcacacctttaatcacagctctcgggaggcagaggtaggaggattgctgagagtttgaggccaccctaagactacatagttaattccaggtcagcctggaccagagtgagaccctacctcgaaaaaccaaaaaaaaaaaaaaaaaaaaaaaagaaagaaagaaaaagaaaatataaggcaGCCTCCCTGATGAGCGTGCGTACAAAAGTCCATAGTAGGATACAAGCTGAGTGCAGCCAGCCATACATCAACCATCCTGACCAAGTgagctttatcccagggatgcgaGGATGGCTCAACATACGCGACTCCATAAATACAGTATGGTACATTAGTAGACTCAAGAACAGAAATCTCATGACCATCTgcataaatgcagaaaaggcctttgacaaagtcTCACATGCCTCAGGGCTAGGAGGAGCCCACGTGAACACAGTGAAGACTCTGCTGGAAAACCCATATCATGTTAAATAGGGAAAAGCCTCAAAACATTTCCACAGAAATCAGGAATTAAGGATGTCCACACAATAAAGTCTTTAAAGTCTTCTAGGGCaataagacttaaaaaaattaaaaaaaaaaaaaaggtttacaaACAGGATGGAAGAAGCCTGCAGATAATGCGGTAATACGGACCTGTGCCCAGAGGCTCTTACAGACTCCAGCAGACACTCTTAGAGTTGATGAACAGTTGTCGAAAATCCCAGCAAAGCAGCTTACAAGAGTCGGTAACTCCTCCGTGTACCGGAAATGAGCAGGCTAAGAGAGACATTAGGAAAACTCATTTCAATAACTTAAAAAACACACCTCAgaataaacccaaccaaggaaTTGAATGGCTGCAACACTGAAAATCTTAAGACACCAAAGAAATTGGataaacagtttttttaaaacatattttatttatttattttagaggaagagagagacaggagggggagcggggggggggggcgggggggtagggtgggatgggcacgccagggcctccagcttctgcaaatgaactccagatgcctgcacctccctgtgcatctggcttacgtggatcctggaggatcaaactgggatcctttggctgtgcaggcacacaccttaaccactaagccatctctccagctgcatggATAAGCAGCTTTGACACAGTGAAAATGGCTACATTTCCAGACAGGGATCCACATATTCAATACAATCTCCATTAGAATTCCAGTGACGTTTTTAACAGAAGTACAAAAACCAGCGCTAGTATTCATGAGTTAAGTGCAGAGCAGCCCTAAGCAGAAAGAGCACTCAAAAGTCAACATACCAGGAGCACCTCCATATCCATATTTTATCACAGCATTATGCACCATAGCTAAATTGTGAAGTCAGCCTAAGTGTCCATCAACAGATTAGTGAATCAAGGAAATACGGTTCACACATAACCTAATTGAGTTTCATTCAAAAACAAAGAAGGATAAAGTcatattgtttgtgtgtgtggcctCGTGTCTTGCTCCTGCGGGATGACTCGAGGCCTCAGCCGTGCTGCGGGCGGTGGCTCGTTCTGGGCTCACAGCTCCCTCCCCGCAGGTTCCTGCTGATGATGGGCGTGCTGTTCTGCTGCGGAGCCGGCTTCTTCATCCGCAGGCGCATGTACCCCCCTCCGCTCATCGAAGAGCCCGCGTTCAACGTCTCCTACACCAGGCAGCCCCCAAATCctactccaggtcagccagcccCTGTCTTGTGTTTCATCCCTTTAACTTGTGTGTCCTCTGCAGATGGCTACAATGCTTTAGAAGAGAAAACATTCAGGCCATGTTACTCACTgcagttctgaaagacaactttATTCTTCGTTCCCGGTAGCTCTTTAGGATACTGTACATATACCCAGCCCCTCACGTGCACGTAATAGGCAGTTCAAGTGACCATATTGTTTTTACTGTTCCTTCAAAAGTTACTTCACATATTATTTTCTGTGTATTAACGGTAATAACCCTACCTTTCTTAATGTCTCAGGACTCAGTTTTAATTACGTTACTACATAGTAATTCAACAGATGTCTGTGACTGGTAGAAACATGTGTTCTTATGGTTTTCCTTTGTATTACCTCGTCCACCAAGCACTCGGAGTGTGCTTGCTGTAACGCATGAGTCTCAAGAATAGTACAGTAGACACTTCTGTAGATGTAACCGTTGGTCGTTTAGGGCATATCACCTAAAGCCGTGTGTCAGAGAGAACTAGCCACTTCTTCGTGTTTATAGGACAGTTGGGTCTGAACTGTTGGACTCTCCCACATGCCGTGGCAGTTGGCGCTGCCTCCTTTGGGACCGGCTGATATCCTGATTTTGGCACTGCCTGTGAGGTTCCCTTTCCTTGGAAGGAGTTTGGGAGAATAGAGGGCTTCAGGACCCCAAAAGGCAGGGCAGACAGACCGTGCTCATCCGCACTCTGGGCTGGCATGTTGTGAGACTGGAGGGCAATCTGCTGACTGTGTTTAGGCCAGCCACTGTGCTCCCATTCACTGTTGGCACGCGGACGCCCCAGGGTGGCTGTTTCCATTGGCTGTACGCTGTGGGTAGGTGGGAAGAATTCTGGGAACAGTTCTTGCCATGGCTTTTACAAAGTTTGAGTTACAGAAAATGCATAAGATCTATTCTACAGGTTGGGGGGCTATGATGATTGAACTATAACCAATATTTTGCTAATAGACTACTATCTATTTAAGTGTTCTTATAACACACAAAAATACTAATCCAAGAAGCCACAGAACACTTGGGAGGTTTATAGCATATATAATGAGTTTTGAGAATTTCATGAATATTGTCTTTAGGCTCATCCAGGTCTATCAGTATAGCCTTTTGCATGATGAacgttttaaagaaaagaaacagaggtaGGGGTTGAATATAAAGGGAAATAGTCTTCTATATTTTACTTGTCTAATTTGTGTTGTCAAGATGCAAAGAGAGTAGAGCTGTTTATTTTGCCATTTCTTTTACTAGGTACTTGgcagtattttcctttttttgtttatttttatttatttatttgagcacaacagagagagaaagaggcagatggagagatagagagagagagaatgggcacaccagtgccttcatccactgcaaatgaactccagatacatgtgcccccttgtgcatatggcttctgtgggtcctggggaatcgagcctcaaaccggggtccttaggcttcacaggcaagcgcttaaccactaagccatctctccagcccctaggtatGTCTTTTGAATAGAAAATGTTCACCACAAAATAATGACTAAAATTAATATATACCTTTACAACCACTGCCAACATTATATTTTACAAAATGCAAAATCTTCACTTAAGAATCTACATGAAAATTATGTTTAATATACTCATCAATATTTGCCATTTTCTGACTTGGATATTAGCCTTAAAATGATACTGAACCATTAAGGACAAAATTATATTTGTGTGTAATATATCTAGACTTAGGGAATGAGTTTTAATATGAAAGATAACTTACCAAATAAACACGACATCAAGCAGATCCCACTGAAAgacctggagggagggagggggcctgAGAGTGAGGCGGGCAGTGTCCTTCACGAGCTCCTCAGCTGGGCGGGTCCGCTGGGGCCTCGGTTGGCCCTGTGCCGGCTTTGTCCCTGTAGCCCCATCTGGAGGGGAGCCTGCCGCTGTCACCAGGGGACAGTGTGCCATGCTGCTCAGCCACACGTGTTCCGTCCCTGTGGTCGCCAGGTTTCTTTACCAAAGGATTTATGTTCGTAACTCATGTAATTCATCTAACTCCTGTCTGCTCTATTTCTTCTGTATTCCCAGTGCCTCGTTCAAGTACTTTAATTCTGTTTTGTAGGATTTTACAAATTTGGGATATATCCCATTTTATCAATTCCTGCTAAACCTGACCTGGTTTTCAGTGTTGAGTAGCCCCACTGGGAACCAAATTATAAGCACAGCACAGTCCACATCTCTGGTACAATGACAATGGTCTGCCCCCACCTCACCTGTGACATGCAGTTAGGTGGCCCCACCTCCTCTGGTCCTCAAGAGCAGTAGGCCTGATGGAAATATCAGCCACTCCCTCATGCCACAGCAGAAGCCGGCCTGTCTCAAGACAGTGCCATGCATGCGCAGGTTGGGCCCATGGAGATTGCTTCCTTGCCTAGGACCCTGGCCCACCTGGATGACAGGTGGCCCTTCCCTTCATGAAACAGGAAGGGCCAGACCGGAATGGGGACCTTCCTTCACAGACCTTCAGCTGACTGGGGATGGGGTGGGATCGTGTCGTACTTCCGGGCTGAGTGGCAAGACCAGCTTGTGCTCCTGTTCTCCCCTAGCCAGGGCACGGTGGCTCCTGGCTGTAGCCCAGCGCTCTCCTTGGCACCTGTTCTTCCATCATGGACTGCATCACCTTTTGCAGTTCTCAGAGTTGGGGATCATGGTCCATACCTCTGCCCCTGTGggggacccccccccctttcacCTTGCTGTAGCTGAGCGCTCTGGGAACGGACGGGTAGCTCTTTAGTGACATGTCTCTCCAGAGGACTCACCCCGCCTGAGGACAGGGCCATGCGTGTGGCTGAGGCTCATCGCCAAGTCTGGGGGGTGCGGTAGTGGATGCATTAACAGGGTGCCCACTCCTGCCTGCGAGTGTGGGGGTGTTCTGGACAACGGCTTTTCTCTGTGGCACTGACACATGGTGGTCTTGTCTTCCAGGAGCCCAGCAGCCGGGGCCACCGTATTACACGGACCCTGGAGGACTGGGGATGAATCCCGTCGGGAATACCATGGCAATGGCTTTCCAGGTCCAGCCTAATTCACCCCAGGGAGGCATGTCCTACCCGCCCCCCCCCTTCCTACTGCAACACGCCGCCGCCCCCCTACGAACAGGTGGTGAAGGACAAGTAGCAGACCCGCGGCGAAGCGGCTACGTGGACGAGGGGCTGCGGCGCCTCTCCCCATCCGCACCGGGACTTGCTAGCAGGGATGGGCCCCGGGCAAATTCCTCTTTGATATCTTCAGAGCAAGCCCAGCTCTCTTTCAAGTTTTTCGTGGAGGACAACATTTGAATTCACCCTCTGTCTCCACCATTGCTTCTGTTTCTGATGCGATCTGTGCCGTCTGCAGAGTGAGGTCACAGTCCCTGGAGGTTGGCATCCTCGCGGTGGGGctgagaagagaagaaggaagagtgtGTCAGGGGCAAGGCGGAGGGCACAGGGACAAAGCACATCTCACAGGCTGTAGCTGGGCAGAGAGCAGTTGGACGGGATCAGCGTCCACTGCCCAAGCGCATTCTTCCTTCCAGAAGCTGTCAGAGACATGTGAGAGAACCGGCGAAGCGGCATGAGGAGTGGAGTCAGCGTCAAGCTGGAATCTGCACTTAAGGATCTCTAAGGAAAATTTCTTAACTCATGGGAAAGCACTCCCTGCTCCAAACAGATACATTGCATTGGATAAACACTTGGCCTGACTTGGGGGCGAGGGGAAATGGTTCCTTCTTTTGTGCAGTTTGGAAGCGTGTGTTCCCGTCCTGTGGGATCTGATGGGAAGTGTGTTCTCTCTGGATGTCACTGCTCAGagtgctccttctccttcccctggcTACAGTGCTGGGTGTTTTAGCCACTTTGGAAATAGAGAGACCCATCTGACTGGTAGTCACCTTGACCTTCAGAGAGAGCGGGAGTGTCCAGCATGGCCCAGAAGGGCAGGACTAGCATTGGTGAGCAAGAGCTGGCGGCTTTGGTATCGGAACCGAGCAGGCATGCGTTAGGATCCAAAGAGGGGAAGCTTactgagggaaagaggagaaactaCTGACTTAGTTGCACGGATCATATAATCAAGATTAGATCAAAGAAGATGTAGGTGGAAATGCAATTCCCAGGGAGAATTGTAGTTAGCACAGTTTTACGTGTAGCTGGACCGTGATGAGTTCTGTGCCCTTGCTTAGTTAGTCGTGTTGATGTGTGTTTAGTTCAGGTCGAGACCTGACTGTGTCTTGCATACTGAGAACAAAGTGACACAGTCACAATACGTAGATGACGCTTATGTGCAGGTCCCGAGGAGTGGGGCCCGGGGTGGGGAGCACTTGCATTTTAAGTGAGCTAATGAAATCCCTTGGATAAATTGTTGCTCATTGAATCTGAGCATCCGGACATCTCACTGGAGTGGACATGAGGTATTGTTCACCACTACTCCTGTACCAAGAGGCTTGATGCCCACGCTCTGTGGAGGAATCAGGACGGTAGCTGCAGGGGCTTGCTTTAAGGACAGACAATGAGGGGATTTTGTAGGCAGTACCACAGAAAATGCCAGGTCAGGAATAAATACCCTTGTGGGCGTGGATGCTGGTATCCAAGTCACTGACCACTCTCATATAACCTCTGACCTCTGGTTCCTGGCTGCAGTACCTCCCCATGATCATGTCCTTGTTTAAAATAAGATAACAAAGCACAATGTCTGCTGTTTACAACCCAGACGACTACATGGGTCCAAATCATTGCCCCTCTCTCAGTCGGTTGTGTTTGTAACTTCAGTCTCCTCCTTTTTTGAAACACAGGGGCTCAGTCAGAGCTCTCCCCGGGCCAGGATCAGGGAAGCACTAAATTCAGAACCCACGGTGGTCATGACTCAATTTTA
This genomic interval from Jaculus jaculus isolate mJacJac1 chromosome 16, mJacJac1.mat.Y.cur, whole genome shotgun sequence contains the following:
- the Vopp1 gene encoding LOW QUALITY PROTEIN: vesicular, overexpressed in cancer, prosurvival protein 1 (The sequence of the model RefSeq protein was modified relative to this genomic sequence to represent the inferred CDS: deleted 1 base in 1 codon), with amino-acid sequence MGRVPGRAAALLLGLLLQNAEAKKHCWYFEGLYPTYYICRSYEDCCGSRCCVRALSIQRLWYFWFLLMMGVLFCCGAGFFIRRRMYPPPLIEEPAFNVSYTRQPPNPTPGAQQPGPPYYTDPGGLGMNPVGNTMAMAFQVQPNSPQGGMSYPPPPSYCNTPPPPYEQVVKDK